One genomic segment of Synechocystis sp. LKSZ1 includes these proteins:
- a CDS encoding peptide ABC transporter substrate-binding protein — protein sequence MPLKFLVWPLPRQPLSIPVIYSLLLGLVACTPAPQTPPPPSTTLKLLSWQAPTILNPHLSAGFKDAEASRISLEPLASFDAEGKLVPFLAAEIPTLDNGGLAKDGRSVVWKLKKNIRWSDGTPFTAQDVVFTYQFITNPQVGATSLGNYETVQRVVALDGHTVQVFFKEANAAWFLPFVGGEGMILPRHAYQAYPGDKARQAPANLLPIGTGPYRVTQFKPGDVVLYEANPYFREAKTLAFQGLELKGGGDAVSAARAVLQTGDADFAFNLQVEGPLLDDLQRQGKGQVVSHLGSLGERIIFNFTNPRPASGPASNFPNPHPFLQDPKVREALTLAIDRDTIAKQLYGITGSVATNLLLAPAEYVSHQTRYHFDLDRAAALLEQAGWRDSNGNGTRDKQGVELQLVFQTSVNPLRQKTQQVIKQGLQAIGVGVELKAVDPSVMFSSDPANPDTLERFSADLLMFTTGNTNPDPSKYLQTFTCGTIPQAKNNWVGDNFGRYCNPEYDRLWQQASQERNLPQRQQRFIRLNDLLVNNFVAVPLVHRADVVAVSRQLQGVALTPWDRNTWNIKDWRRPQP from the coding sequence ATGCCCCTAAAATTTTTGGTTTGGCCCCTCCCTAGGCAACCCTTAAGCATCCCAGTCATCTATAGTTTGTTGCTTGGATTAGTGGCCTGTACCCCAGCTCCCCAAACACCGCCGCCTCCGAGTACAACCCTTAAACTGCTGTCTTGGCAGGCCCCAACTATTCTCAACCCCCACCTTTCCGCTGGCTTCAAGGATGCCGAGGCCAGTCGCATTAGCCTAGAACCCTTAGCCAGTTTTGATGCAGAAGGCAAACTTGTCCCGTTTTTAGCAGCAGAAATCCCAACCCTCGACAACGGGGGCCTGGCCAAGGATGGCCGCTCAGTAGTTTGGAAATTGAAAAAAAATATTCGTTGGTCTGATGGAACCCCTTTTACCGCTCAGGATGTGGTCTTTACCTACCAATTCATTACCAATCCCCAAGTAGGAGCCACCAGCCTCGGCAATTACGAAACCGTTCAGCGGGTGGTGGCCCTGGATGGCCATACAGTTCAGGTGTTCTTCAAGGAAGCCAATGCGGCTTGGTTTCTTCCCTTTGTTGGCGGAGAGGGGATGATTCTCCCTCGCCATGCCTACCAGGCTTACCCTGGCGATAAGGCCCGTCAGGCCCCAGCTAACCTCTTGCCTATCGGTACTGGCCCCTATCGCGTGACTCAGTTTAAACCAGGGGACGTGGTTCTCTACGAAGCGAATCCCTACTTTCGAGAAGCGAAGACCCTGGCCTTTCAGGGCCTGGAACTCAAAGGAGGCGGTGATGCCGTCTCGGCCGCCCGGGCGGTGCTTCAAACCGGCGATGCGGATTTTGCCTTTAATCTTCAGGTGGAAGGGCCCTTGCTAGATGATTTGCAACGGCAGGGTAAGGGTCAAGTCGTTAGCCATTTAGGGAGTTTAGGGGAACGCATTATCTTTAATTTCACCAATCCTCGTCCTGCCTCCGGCCCTGCTTCTAATTTCCCCAATCCCCATCCTTTCCTGCAGGATCCCAAGGTAAGGGAAGCGTTGACTTTGGCCATCGACCGGGACACCATTGCCAAACAACTTTATGGGATAACGGGGAGTGTGGCGACGAATTTGCTATTAGCCCCAGCAGAATATGTGTCTCACCAGACGCGGTATCACTTTGACCTCGACCGGGCAGCGGCCCTACTGGAGCAAGCGGGTTGGCGAGATAGCAACGGCAATGGCACTCGGGATAAGCAGGGGGTCGAACTCCAGTTAGTCTTCCAAACCAGTGTCAATCCCCTGCGCCAGAAAACCCAACAGGTAATCAAACAGGGCCTACAGGCCATTGGGGTAGGGGTTGAACTCAAGGCCGTTGACCCTAGTGTGATGTTTTCCAGTGACCCGGCCAATCCTGATACCCTGGAGCGTTTTTCCGCCGATTTGCTAATGTTTACTACCGGCAATACCAATCCCGACCCGAGCAAATACCTACAGACTTTTACCTGTGGCACGATTCCCCAGGCGAAAAATAACTGGGTTGGCGACAATTTCGGGCGCTACTGTAATCCCGAATACGACCGGCTTTGGCAACAGGCCAGCCAGGAACGGAATTTACCCCAACGTCAACAACGTTTTATTCGACTTAACGATCTCCTAGTCAATAACTTTGTTGCTGTCCCCCTGGTGCATCGGGCCGATGTGGTGGCAGTGAGTCGGCAACTCCAGGGGGTGGCGCTGACCCCCTGGGATCGGAATACTTGGAATATTAAAGACTGGCGGCGACCCCAACCATGA